A stretch of the Phycodurus eques isolate BA_2022a chromosome 15, UOR_Pequ_1.1, whole genome shotgun sequence genome encodes the following:
- the ccdc82 gene encoding coiled-coil domain-containing protein 82 isoform X2, whose protein sequence is MERLYKRKMFASMRKTKTDLSKKRQIGLPASILDDTDEGSFSSSSSSSGSQSDFHSSPEEDSDQEEWQRSDSGATSSDDSRAVTRRKRSFLGGDETSSSSSSSSSSSTAKERDDDDDGDGHDGGEKEATTQPKRTVQPRKRCRVQRHDDSDSDRADEKRREEEEKAKRRQRHNKLLALSRRMKARLPSRRRNRVKQPEEESKEAEGGAPHGDEDGGNNGKADASGGEGAEKEEEEKEEEAVKE, encoded by the exons ATGGAGCGCTTGTACAAGCGCAAAATGTTCGCTTCGATGCGCAAAACCAAGACGGACCTGTCCAAGAAGCGGCAGATCGGTCTGCCCGCCTCCATCCTGGACGACACTGACGAgggctccttctcctcttcgtcgtcgtcgtccggtTCCCAGTCCGACTTCCATAGCTCCCCGGAGGAGGACAGCGACCAGGAGGAGTGGCAAAGGAGCGATTCCGGAGCCACGTCCAGCGACGACAGCCGCGCCGTCACCCGCAGAAAGCGCTCTTTTCTGGGTGGCGACGAaacgtcctcgtcctcgtcctcgtcctcgtcctcgagCACTGCGAAGGAGcgagacgacgacgacgacggcgacgGCCATGATGGGGGGGAGAAGGAGGCGACGACCCAGCCGAAGAGGACGGTGCAGCCCAGGAAGCGGTGCAGGGTGCAGCGGCACGACGATTCGGACTCGGACCGCGCGGATGAGAAgcggagagaggaggaggagaaggcgaAGAGGAGACAGAGACACAACAAGCTGCTGGCTCTGTCCCGCAGGATGAAGGCCCGCCTTCCCAGCCGACGGAGGAACCGCGTGAAACAG ccTGAGGAAGAATCAAAAGAAGCGGAAGGTGGGGCTCCTCACGGAGATGAGGATGGAGGAAATAATGGCAAGGCTGACGCTTCGGGTGGAGAAGGagcagagaaagaagaagaggagaaagaggaagaggcgGTGAAGGAATAG
- the ccdc82 gene encoding coiled-coil domain-containing protein 82 isoform X1, which yields MERLYKRKMFASMRKTKTDLSKKRQIGLPASILDDTDEGSFSSSSSSSGSQSDFHSSPEEDSDQEEWQRSDSGATSSDDSRAVTRRKRSFLGGDETSSSSSSSSSSSTAKERDDDDDGDGHDGGEKEATTQPKRTVQPRKRCRVQRHDDSDSDRADEKRREEEEKAKRRQRHNKLLALSRRMKARLPSRRRNRVKQLDNKTGLYLDLHALLRLSRLWLRRSSSQQRAWRRILPASLHCISCRACK from the exons ATGGAGCGCTTGTACAAGCGCAAAATGTTCGCTTCGATGCGCAAAACCAAGACGGACCTGTCCAAGAAGCGGCAGATCGGTCTGCCCGCCTCCATCCTGGACGACACTGACGAgggctccttctcctcttcgtcgtcgtcgtccggtTCCCAGTCCGACTTCCATAGCTCCCCGGAGGAGGACAGCGACCAGGAGGAGTGGCAAAGGAGCGATTCCGGAGCCACGTCCAGCGACGACAGCCGCGCCGTCACCCGCAGAAAGCGCTCTTTTCTGGGTGGCGACGAaacgtcctcgtcctcgtcctcgtcctcgtcctcgagCACTGCGAAGGAGcgagacgacgacgacgacggcgacgGCCATGATGGGGGGGAGAAGGAGGCGACGACCCAGCCGAAGAGGACGGTGCAGCCCAGGAAGCGGTGCAGGGTGCAGCGGCACGACGATTCGGACTCGGACCGCGCGGATGAGAAgcggagagaggaggaggagaaggcgaAGAGGAGACAGAGACACAACAAGCTGCTGGCTCTGTCCCGCAGGATGAAGGCCCGCCTTCCCAGCCGACGGAGGAACCGCGTGAAACAG TTGGACAACAAAACTGGCCTGTATTTGGACCTGCATGCACTTCTGCGGTTAAGCCGGTTATGGCTAAGGAGGAGCTCATCGCAACAG AGAGCTTGGAGGAGAATACTCCCTGCATCCCTTCACTGCATCTCCTGCCGTGCTTGCAAATGA
- the thap1 gene encoding THAP domain-containing protein 1 isoform X3, which translates to MVQTCSAYGCKNRYHKDKEISFHKFPLARPDICDKWVAAMRRNNFKPTKYSNICSQHFAKDCFKRECNNRVLKDNAVPSLFDFNLDIKQECPEDPFPSEIHFPLSFPLTSDHVTEEVESEPARSAPDAAGDTAAVSCDHNYTAEDSARQKKRIQQLEEQLELLRKKLKTTQQKCRRQERQLKSLRVSCKTVRTARDAPTAFDEGYVILPKHIYHTLQGIE; encoded by the exons ATGGTCCAGACTTGCTCTGCTTACGGCTGTAAAAACCGTTATCACAAAGATAAAGAGATCTCCTTCCACAA GTTTCCCCTCGCGCGTCCGGACATCTGCGATAAATGGGTGGCGGCGATGAGGAGGAACAATTTCAAGCCCACAAAGTACAGCAATATTTGCTCACAGCACTTCGCCAAAGACTGCTTCAAGAGAGAATGCAACAACCGCGTGCTGAAGGACAACGCCGTGCCGTCGCTCTTTGACTTCAATCTCGACATCAAG CAGGAGTGTCCGGAGGATCCCTTCCCCTCCGAGATCCACTTCCCCCTTTCCTTTCCTCTGACCTCCGACCATGTCACGGAGGAGGTGGAGTCCGAGCCCGCGAGGAGCGCGCCTGACGCCGCCGGCGACACGGCGGCGGTCTCCTGTGACCATAACTACACAGCGGAGGACTCCGCGCGGCAGAAGAAGCGCATCCAGCAGCtggaggagcagctggagctcCTCAGGAAGAAGCTGAAAACAACCCAACAGAAGTGTCGGCGTCAGGAGAGGCAGCTCAAGAGCCTGAGGGTCTCCTGCAAGACAGTCCGGACAGCGCGCGACGCACCGACCGCTTTCGACGAGGGTTATGTCATTCTACCAAAACATATCTACCACACGCTCCAAGGCATCGAGTAG
- the thap1 gene encoding THAP domain-containing protein 1 isoform X4, whose translation MVQTCSAYGCKNRYHKDKEISFHKFPLARPDICDKWVAAMRRNNFKPTKYSNICSQHFAKDCFKRECNNRVLKDNAVPSLFDFNLDIKECPEDPFPSEIHFPLSFPLTSDHVTEEVESEPARSAPDAAGDTAAVSCDHNYTAEDSARQKKRIQQLEEQLELLRKKLKTTQQKCRRQERQLKSLRVSCKTVRTARDAPTAFDEGYVILPKHIYHTLQGIE comes from the exons ATGGTCCAGACTTGCTCTGCTTACGGCTGTAAAAACCGTTATCACAAAGATAAAGAGATCTCCTTCCACAA GTTTCCCCTCGCGCGTCCGGACATCTGCGATAAATGGGTGGCGGCGATGAGGAGGAACAATTTCAAGCCCACAAAGTACAGCAATATTTGCTCACAGCACTTCGCCAAAGACTGCTTCAAGAGAGAATGCAACAACCGCGTGCTGAAGGACAACGCCGTGCCGTCGCTCTTTGACTTCAATCTCGACATCAAG GAGTGTCCGGAGGATCCCTTCCCCTCCGAGATCCACTTCCCCCTTTCCTTTCCTCTGACCTCCGACCATGTCACGGAGGAGGTGGAGTCCGAGCCCGCGAGGAGCGCGCCTGACGCCGCCGGCGACACGGCGGCGGTCTCCTGTGACCATAACTACACAGCGGAGGACTCCGCGCGGCAGAAGAAGCGCATCCAGCAGCtggaggagcagctggagctcCTCAGGAAGAAGCTGAAAACAACCCAACAGAAGTGTCGGCGTCAGGAGAGGCAGCTCAAGAGCCTGAGGGTCTCCTGCAAGACAGTCCGGACAGCGCGCGACGCACCGACCGCTTTCGACGAGGGTTATGTCATTCTACCAAAACATATCTACCACACGCTCCAAGGCATCGAGTAG
- the thap1 gene encoding THAP domain-containing protein 1 isoform X1 — protein sequence MFQVALWKIPSTPPPPSGGNEYSTEDVHLTPSLRGGHSHRFPLARPDICDKWVAAMRRNNFKPTKYSNICSQHFAKDCFKRECNNRVLKDNAVPSLFDFNLDIKQECPEDPFPSEIHFPLSFPLTSDHVTEEVESEPARSAPDAAGDTAAVSCDHNYTAEDSARQKKRIQQLEEQLELLRKKLKTTQQKCRRQERQLKSLRVSCKTVRTARDAPTAFDEGYVILPKHIYHTLQGIE from the exons ATGTTCCAAGTTGCTCTATGGAAGATTCcctcgaccccccccccccccagcggGGGCAATGAATATTCAACTGAGGATGTGCATCTGACTCCCTCCTTGCGAGGAGGGCACTCTCACAG GTTTCCCCTCGCGCGTCCGGACATCTGCGATAAATGGGTGGCGGCGATGAGGAGGAACAATTTCAAGCCCACAAAGTACAGCAATATTTGCTCACAGCACTTCGCCAAAGACTGCTTCAAGAGAGAATGCAACAACCGCGTGCTGAAGGACAACGCCGTGCCGTCGCTCTTTGACTTCAATCTCGACATCAAG CAGGAGTGTCCGGAGGATCCCTTCCCCTCCGAGATCCACTTCCCCCTTTCCTTTCCTCTGACCTCCGACCATGTCACGGAGGAGGTGGAGTCCGAGCCCGCGAGGAGCGCGCCTGACGCCGCCGGCGACACGGCGGCGGTCTCCTGTGACCATAACTACACAGCGGAGGACTCCGCGCGGCAGAAGAAGCGCATCCAGCAGCtggaggagcagctggagctcCTCAGGAAGAAGCTGAAAACAACCCAACAGAAGTGTCGGCGTCAGGAGAGGCAGCTCAAGAGCCTGAGGGTCTCCTGCAAGACAGTCCGGACAGCGCGCGACGCACCGACCGCTTTCGACGAGGGTTATGTCATTCTACCAAAACATATCTACCACACGCTCCAAGGCATCGAGTAG
- the thap1 gene encoding THAP domain-containing protein 1 isoform X2, producing MFQVALWKIPSTPPPPSGGNEYSTEDVHLTPSLRGGHSHRFPLARPDICDKWVAAMRRNNFKPTKYSNICSQHFAKDCFKRECNNRVLKDNAVPSLFDFNLDIKECPEDPFPSEIHFPLSFPLTSDHVTEEVESEPARSAPDAAGDTAAVSCDHNYTAEDSARQKKRIQQLEEQLELLRKKLKTTQQKCRRQERQLKSLRVSCKTVRTARDAPTAFDEGYVILPKHIYHTLQGIE from the exons ATGTTCCAAGTTGCTCTATGGAAGATTCcctcgaccccccccccccccagcggGGGCAATGAATATTCAACTGAGGATGTGCATCTGACTCCCTCCTTGCGAGGAGGGCACTCTCACAG GTTTCCCCTCGCGCGTCCGGACATCTGCGATAAATGGGTGGCGGCGATGAGGAGGAACAATTTCAAGCCCACAAAGTACAGCAATATTTGCTCACAGCACTTCGCCAAAGACTGCTTCAAGAGAGAATGCAACAACCGCGTGCTGAAGGACAACGCCGTGCCGTCGCTCTTTGACTTCAATCTCGACATCAAG GAGTGTCCGGAGGATCCCTTCCCCTCCGAGATCCACTTCCCCCTTTCCTTTCCTCTGACCTCCGACCATGTCACGGAGGAGGTGGAGTCCGAGCCCGCGAGGAGCGCGCCTGACGCCGCCGGCGACACGGCGGCGGTCTCCTGTGACCATAACTACACAGCGGAGGACTCCGCGCGGCAGAAGAAGCGCATCCAGCAGCtggaggagcagctggagctcCTCAGGAAGAAGCTGAAAACAACCCAACAGAAGTGTCGGCGTCAGGAGAGGCAGCTCAAGAGCCTGAGGGTCTCCTGCAAGACAGTCCGGACAGCGCGCGACGCACCGACCGCTTTCGACGAGGGTTATGTCATTCTACCAAAACATATCTACCACACGCTCCAAGGCATCGAGTAG